GTGTATAGTTAGTTACAAAcacattttttgttcttatactATCACTACActtcctttctcttttcttttttatttcccTTAATGTACGGACACTGCTGACACCATTCAAATGTTGAGTGAAGGCGGGAGGGTTAGACTTGCTTACACTAGACAGCCTATATGACGATGCAATCAGAAGAAACAATCAGAATGTGAGCTACAACCCATGGGAGCCTGCTCCGGTAAATGGTACCATGATGCAACAACAACTTCACGATCCCTTTTATGCATCCAACGGAATGGCTGCACCGCATTCTGTGCAGATGGCAGCAATGGCGAACCAGCAGCAGGCCTTCATGTTgcagcaacagcagcagcagcagcagatgatgatgatgatgggccAACAACAGCAACAGTCTATGAATCCTTTCGGAACTCCTCACGGAGCCCCTACCCACCCCTACGGCCCCGGTGTCCCTGTCCAAGCATACAACCCATACGCAGGCCTTTTATAGACGATCCATCCAAACAACAGATTTTTATCAAGAATTACAGCCGCGGAAAGAACAGGACGTGAAAGAATAGTCAGTTTTAGCCGTTGAGGCATCCGAAATTCGGAGGGAGACGTGTACCATATGTTTTGTATGTGCCGTGGTTAGCTTAGGATTAAGATTCTTTGTTAAATAAACAGTCGGAGGGAGGAGTTGGAGCTATTTGGCCATTTGCGTTGACGATCGAAAATTATGTTATTTGGATCGACGGCGACTTGAGTAAATTCTTTTGACCTGCGCAGGAGATCTTTGTGTatgttttcctttctcttttcctCCCTCTACCGATTTGGTCCTTCAAGCATCTCTATGAGAGAAATTATTTGTAAAATTTGTGATTGTTGATAGATATTATGTATGTAACAATGATATACAtgaaatttgagttttttttttaatcctttggatgcggtccctaactacCAATGTTtgcctgacattaatgtaataatgtatttctacgtagattattatatttttaaattaaaagtgAAATTTAAAGTTAtttattaatgagattttaaatagaACCCAtaattatgggattaaaaatattaaagatgaattaTACTCCTCAATATATTgtatcaaaattaaccaaaaaattattgtatcaaaacatgggtacatttttcaaaaacacaaaagaaaggATATTAgacttaataacattattaaatttcttctattaaacttgacatggatacattatCAAATAAACGAaatagaatgtacccatataagttttaaaaatggattagagaaaagattgaatgaaattttatataaaaaatgggcacattttatattaaaaaaaagggtacatttttaacaatttgttatatttaagaatggatacatataagattaaaaaaaatttatgggtacaaacttattctaatttaattttttatatttgtgaaatgtttgaattgaaaattaattaggagtttactaagggtgtgagtattagaactctaaatcaattactaattttttttatataaaaattatgtaacttacatgtaattcattaatatattaatgctagggactttgatcaaaatctaaaaactaatAAAGTCTTAGTTAATAAACATTataaactagggaccggatccttttttttttgggtcaaacgatagattttgttagattagatattaGGTTAATCACTGACGATATTTGAACTCACGTTCTCATGTAAGAATTCAACACTTTTCCATTGCTGTGGTAAAGGGCCCACTTGCCCTAAAATTTGATTTGGTTATTTGTATTAAGTATTATACAATGAAAATGTTGTTCATTTGTGATCGAAATGTCATAGTTTGAATCGTAGAAACGACCACTTTACACAATAAGTTTAAGGTTGTGTACTATATAACGTTCCCACTTTGAACCCTCATAAAGCGGAGAgctttgttgttggcttggAGTCGCCCGCAAACCATTCTATTCCTCCTCGTTGCTAATCACAAATGACATACTACAATGGCTTTTATTATGGTATAATTACTTTTTTGGATTGTTTAATTCACTAAACCGAATTGAAAACGTGTTATAACTTGTAATTTGTGTGAAAGTTATACGAAGAAATTTGCAAAACCAATTAAAAACTTTTGAGTATATacaatttttgtaaaaaatgtaaTTAAGAAGTCTTACCGTGATTCACAGAATTGTTTATGAAATAAAAATCAATAATGGTGCTGAAAATAATTAGAACGAACTTCTGTCGATATGGACATCTTTGAAAGCtttctttaaatatcttttaaaTATATACGTGGATAGATATATAtttaaaagatatttaaagaaaCACATGATGCGGCGAAATTCTTATGTAAATAGATTTTACAATGATTTTTgtggaatttcacaaaactagTAAAAATCACGAGTTTTCGCTCacaatttttgtgaaaaatgagatttttttttaaaatttcattagaTATTTTgcaatatatgtgtgtgtatatatatatatataattacaaattcaaaaaataaaaaacaaaaatacaaaaaaaatgaatgagcTTTTTCTTCAGCACATCATGTCGCTGATGTTCTCACAACAATAAATCCAAAAAGAAagcaattcaattcaattcaccAAACAATGTCTTGGCTCTTCAGCTCTCCCCGCCAACCAgaagacgacgacgacgaccaGCGTGATGTAGAACCCAAGCAACCCCAAAACGACCTGTCGTTTCTCAGCCAAACCCTCGGCCGCCAACTCCGCGGCGTCGCCACCTTCCTCGCTCCACCTCCATCACCGCCATCCAACGACGCCCTTCCCTCGTCCAATTCCCAGCCCCAGTCGCAATCGCAATCTCAATCGCCGGCGCTTTTGGGAATCCGGAATGATCTGGTGGAGATCGGCGGGAGCTTCAAAACCGGCCTCTCGCTGCTCTCTACTAACAGCAACAAAGCCGTCACTGAGATCTCCAAGTTCGCTTCGGGCTTGTTGCAGCTTCAAAACGAAGCTTCAGAAGAAGGTGGAGCTGATGATGACGGCGACGATGGCGGCGGTCACGTGCCGGGGATCACGGACGAGGTTCTCGGTTTCGTCACCGATATTTCGGTGATGCCGGACTGCTGGACCGACTTTCCAATGACGCTCGATCATGGTAAAGTTGCTAGCTTCCACTTCAAATTGAATGCAATGTTAGTTTTGCCTACTTTCTTTGtgtctattgctttaattttctTATGAAGTTGtggattgtgaattgaaagatCAAGTTTCTTCGGAGGAAGCTTTGAGTTTGTTCTGAAGATATCGAAATTTACTGGAAATCTGTTGCGCATTCGCTGTGATAGTTTTTGTTCGATTTGATTTTCGTGTTCTAATTGTGTAATGTTAGATACCGGAGTTGGTATCGGAGACCTCTGAATCTGTTTGTGATTGCGATACAACGATTGACAAGATAACTGAAACAGACTGAACAATTGGTTCTTACAATCTTATGCttgttggttttgattttgTGCTGGTTTTATTGCAGATTTCAGCATGTCGGATGCTCAGAGAGAGCATGTGTCCGCTGTTTTACAATTGGTTCCGGGATTTGCAGATCTAAGAGCCCGGCTTTGCAATTCCATGAGTGAGGAGCAATTTTGGATGATCTATTTCTTGTTGTTGCTCCCGAGACTAAACGAACATGATTTTGAGCTTCTAGCAACGCCCAAGGCAAGAAGTTTATCTTTCTCGTCTTTTGTCACGCTTCTTATCCGTATTTACATGTCCAATTTTCTTTTGAGGACACTTTGGAAGTTGACTTTTATACAGAATTCAGCGCGCGTTTGTCTTCATAAATTCAATTTACTATATTTGGTATATTGATTTCAAGGTTCTACGATAGCCATTCTAACCGCAGCTTGCATAAGTGAGAGTTGAGATATGGGCATGATGTGCATAACCCGTCACCAGTTGCTCTTATACAACTTCGTTTGATGTTGTAGTTTGTCTCTCCCTTGTTCCTCATATTTGTTATACGTTTTAACTCTTAACTTAGTAGCCGATTTTATAGCATCATAGAACTTTGGATGTGTTCAATTCCACTTTGCAGCTTCGGACACTACTTGTAGCACTATTTAAAAAATAGAACTTCTTTCTTTGCAGATTGTTGAAGCAAGAGACGTACTTCTGCACAAACTGCATAACAAGAGGAACACACGGGAGGATGCCCCAGAGAAGTCAATTCTCGTTTCACCTAAAAATCACATCCAGGATGGGAAGACACAAGGGGAGGGAAGCTCATCTCAAGAAAAGGAAGCCTCGACTGAAATACTTAACACGACAGAAAGGTTAAAGACCGATGACGAAGAGGGCACTGAGCAGTGGTCTGAAGGTGCAAGTATTAGCTCTGGCACTTTTGTGGATGGCCAAAGAAAACACGAACCTGAAGACGATATCTCATTCAGCGATTTAGAGGACGAAGAGAATGACGTTTCTAGTAGACAATCAGGACTAAGGCAAGGACCGTATGCCAGGGCATGTTCACCCAATGGATCAAATGATTGGGTTCAGCTGAATCGAAGCTCGGAAAACGAGGGTGGCCGGCAAAAGGCTGGTCGGTCAAAGGGGAAAGATTCAGAAGGTGAGGATTCAAGTGACTGGCTTGCGGTAGATGAATATGATTAGACAAAATTGGCAGCAGCTTGCTTGCCAATTGAATTGTAAAGTTTCGGTTTCTTCTTTTCGGTTTTTCGGGTCGGGTGGGCTGGATTGTGTACTTATATGTGTATCAGCATCTTATACAAAGCTTCCTTGTTGAAATTAATAAAGCAAATGAAGTCTATTTCAAAATTGcctcttatttgtttaattatgGAGGGAGTTTTGATATCGAGTGCAAAATGCACACTGCTCTGATCAACTGGGTTAAATCTCGTGCGCTCTTACCGCAGTTACTTAAAACACGTACAAGCAATGGTAAAATTGTAACAAGCATGGGATTGGGAAGCCTTTTTTACCCATTAGAAACACGAAtcaataagaaacaaaaaccaCGAAAAACCATCCAAAAAATCGATTTGAAATTCCGCCATTACATAAAAACGAAGAACTACAAAGCTAGTAAATTTCACTTTACACTATATATTCTACAAAATCCTCTGAATTCTTCCCCAAGTAAATTATACATGTGAATTTGAATTTCTAGGTTTCGGAAAGTAAATTCGACACCAACTATAAATGATAACGCCTCATGATCTGAAGCAGGGGCAAAGATTCTGTAACAATCTGATGCAAAACGGTACAAGTTTATATCGGACACCTACAACAACAGTCGATGCAGCGAAGATTCGAGGCCAAATGGAATTTCTGAAGCAGGGGTAAAACTTCTAGGAGAGAGCTGCTATCTTGGATATTAAACAAAACACCGGTCCAAACCCCGAGCCTTTGTTGAATGGTTAGTAACCCCGACCTGCAACAAAACACGAGGGGATAAAGAAGAGGAAAAGTGAGAGCATGACATGTTAGCTCGTTCGAAAAAAACATGTTACCACACAGAGTTGTCCATCTTTTACTTACGCAAATAATCTCTAGTAACTGTCATGGTCTTGACATGAGGAAGTTCTTTTTCTAACCGAGCAAAAGTAGTAATCACATTAATTCCCTTCATCACAACACACACTTCCTCCAGATTGGGAACCCTTTCGAAAGAGAGCTCTGTATCATCACCCTTATAATGAAAAATGGTAAGATTGGTGACACTGAGTTCAATCCCCTTTAACCCATCGCAGAGGCTCACCGTCAGTACCTTCAAACGATGAAGAGAATCACCAAGGCACAACCTTTCTAATCCAAAACACCATTGCAATGTTAAACGCTCAAGGTTCAAACAAGAAGAAAACATGCGTGGCTCAACGGGTCCAGCAAGATTAACATCGCACAACACAAGAGTGGATAAGGTTCTAAACCGATCACTAAAATCTGACCAGAGGGTGACTGAGCGTAATGAAAGGTGCCTTAGCTTGGATTCTTCACCGTGCAAAAAGAGCTGAGTAGGAAAAGGATAATAGTCAACGGTTCTCCAATCATGGCGTTCAGCTGGTTTGTCACAAGTAAAGGCAAGATCGAGACTTTCAACACCCTTTCTAACGGCAAAAATGATCCAGTCAGTGATTCGATGAGCATACATACTGCCAAAGCAACAGGAAACCTTGAAGGAGACAACCTTCGTGCCCAAATGGCGCGCTAAGAATCTGTCTATTATTCCTAGAAAATGACGCACATAACCCTTGGGAACAGTTCCACAATTGTAGTTGACTGGTGTGGGGGTTATGTTATGCCAATCGAACTCAAGATTTGATATGTATGCATACATGTTCTTCCACCTGCGTGATAATACACTCGTACGCACAGCATCCCTCATACTCAATAACAAGATGATGGTATAAAGAATATCATCTGGCAGTTTACTGATGTGATCATTGCCACTAATCTTCCACTACATGATTACAGATCAAATATCAAAGTCAGACTCATCTCTTAATCAACAAAAAAACTGACAATAGCAACTAATTCATTTTCTTATACAATGATATTCTACTCCAACGGGTAGCCCGGGTGGGTGATTTGTGCTAAGCTACACAATGGACCGACAATTAGTGGCTAATTTTAATCCTGGATGGTGAATTACTCCTAAAATTACAAATTGTAGCTCAACCACTTACAATTTAATGGAAAATTTGTAACTTTCACATGAAATCCAATCATCTCAATTTGTTCCAAACGAAATACACTTCCAATCATTAATTTTGTCTTCTGGGGTTCTACAAAATCCTGTTTTTCTTCGAACTCGACCTAAACTTGCTAAAGAATTCaggaaaaaataaacaaatttattGAAAATTGACCACAGAATTCCCTTTCAAATACACCTGATTTAATCCAAGTAcagatcacacacacacacacacacacacatatttcaAATTAACAAGTGAAAAAATAAAGTACCTTTCTGGGAGAAGACTGCCGTTGTGGTTGAGTGGCAGGTACCCCGCGCTGTCTCTTCATGATTTCGGTCTTCAGAGAGCTCGGATTTTTACAACGGAAGCTCTCAGAACCCTAAGCCCTAATGCAATTTTGCGTTTTAGGGTTCGGGGCTCCGACGAACTGAGCCAACAACAACTAAGCCCTAATCTTCATCTTCCCCCAAATCAGAATTTACGTTCGTCTGTGAGACAAGTGTCCCATCTCCATGCTACCGTGTGCCCGCCACTATGCACACAATTTCTTTGTAGTTTCCCAAATCtcgttttattaaataaaaaaacagtatTTAGTCGATGATAAATGTTTGGCTACTAAAAAATGAGTAGAAATTTTTGTTCACATAAATCTATTCTAATAATCGAAACCAttcatatattaaattattctGTAAAAATCAtccatgccaaaaaaaaaaacttaaaagtaaTATTGTTAAGTGAATCAACTGTAGTAAATAGATAGATAGTTGTCAATTTGTAATGTTTTTACCATTCCCGTCCATATGTTCTTATACAATTCGGTTACtaagacttaaattttaattgattgttTTGCATATATACATAATCTTTATAAagtaatttataatatgaacaattTTCATCATAAACACGAAGATTTATGAATAAGAAATGAGTTTTAAGTAAAAGCTCACTCAATGTATGAGTAGCCAAACACTATTCTTAGTCGacaaaaaaaacccacaaaGTTTCTCTTTAGTTgtctccttttgttttttttactcACAAAAAGGGTTTTGAAACGAAAGTTGACTGAACCCAACTCATGCGAGAGAGTTGTCTTACGCACAATCCTATCTTAAAATCTCTTCCTAATAAGGCTCATTGAATGGAATAAGCAATTCACAATCCAAAAAACTGCTACCACCACACAGACTCAGTGCCATTAGACTCTTGTTTTCTTTCCCCTCCATAACACATTGTACATGTCAAACTGCATATGTATCCGGATTTTGGAAAGTAATTTAGACAGCAACTACAAACAAGTACGCCAAGTAATCTGAAGCCCACAAAGCTTCTTCTGCAACCACAATTAGATGCAGCGAAGGTTCGAGGCCAAATGGAATATCTGAAGCAGGGTTAAGAGCTTCTAGGAGAGAACtgatacatgtatatatacacacgcatatatatatatggatatcGAAAGAAACACCGCCCCAGATGCTGAGCCTTGGTGAATGGTCAGTGACCTTAACCTGCGACGAAAGACAaggggaaaaagaagaaaactgaGAGCACGTGAAGTTAATCTGTCGAAAAACCAAGTAGCCATTCGGAGTTTTCCATGTTTTACTTACGCGAACGAATGCTGGTAACTGTTAATAGTCTTGACATGAGGAAGGAAATTGTTTCTCTAACCGAGCAAAAGTAGGGATCACATTAACTTCCTTCATCGTAACATGCACTTCCTCCAGATTGGGAACCGATTCGGAAGAGAGCTGTATGTTATCACCCTTGTAATAGAAACTGCTGAGCTGGGTGGCGCTGAGCTCAATCCCATTTACCCCTTCGCAGAGACTCACCACCAATGCCTTCAAGCGACGAAGAGAATCATCATTGCAACAATCTTCCTAATCCCAAACACCGTTGCAGTGTCAAATACTCAAGGTTTAAAGAAGAGAAACATACGCCCGGCTCAACATGTCCAGCATCAAGATTTACATCGCAGAACACGAGTCGATTACTGAAATCTGACTCAAGCATGCATCCGCGCAAGGAAAGACACTTTAATTTGGATTCTTCACGGTGTAAAAGGATCTGAGCCGGAGAAAAGTCAACGGTTCTCCAGTCAGCGCGACCAGCTCGGTTGCCAGTAAAGGTCAAGATTTTCGACACCCCTTCTAATAGCAAAACTGGTCATTGAGTTGATGAGCCCgcttactttcaaagaagcaggAACCTTGGAGACAACCTTCGTGCCCAAATGACAGGCTGAGAATCTGTctatttttgttagaaaatcaCACACATTTCTCTTGACAGTTTCTTCATGAGTTGTGTCGACTGGATCacaccaatcaaattcaagattCGATATGTATGCATACATGTTCTTCCACCTAGGCAACAATACGCTCGTTTGTATAGCATCCCTCATGCTCAACAATGAGATGATAGTATTAAAAACATCATCTGGCAACTTACTGATGTGATCCTTGTCAATGATTTGGCATTTACGCTACATGATAAAGGAAATTCAAATTTAAGCATGTAAGAAAGAGCACGT
This is a stretch of genomic DNA from Malus domestica chromosome 02, GDT2T_hap1. It encodes these proteins:
- the LOC103426578 gene encoding uncharacterized protein; the protein is MSWLFSSPRQPEDDDDDQRDVEPKQPQNDLSFLSQTLGRQLRGVATFLAPPPSPPSNDALPSSNSQPQSQSQSQSPALLGIRNDLVEIGGSFKTGLSLLSTNSNKAVTEISKFASGLLQLQNEASEEGGADDDGDDGGGHVPGITDEVLGFVTDISVMPDCWTDFPMTLDHDFSMSDAQREHVSAVLQLVPGFADLRARLCNSMSEEQFWMIYFLLLLPRLNEHDFELLATPKIVEARDVLLHKLHNKRNTREDAPEKSILVSPKNHIQDGKTQGEGSSSQEKEASTEILNTTERLKTDDEEGTEQWSEGASISSGTFVDGQRKHEPEDDISFSDLEDEENDVSSRQSGLRQGPYARACSPNGSNDWVQLNRSSENEGGRQKAGRSKGKDSEGEDSSDWLAVDEYD
- the LOC103417981 gene encoding F-box/LRR-repeat protein 25-like, with the translated sequence MKRQRGVPATQPQRQSSPRKWKISGNDHISKLPDDILYTIILLLSMRDAVRTSVLSRRWKNMYAYISNLEFDWHNITPTPVNYNCGTVPKGYVRHFLGIIDRFLARHLGTKVVSFKVSCCFGSMYAHRITDWIIFAVRKGVESLDLAFTCDKPAERHDWRTVDYYPFPTQLFLHGEESKLRHLSLRSVTLWSDFSDRFRTLSTLVLCDVNLAGPVEPRMFSSCLNLERLTLQWCFGLERLCLGDSLHRLKVLTVSLCDGLKGIELSVTNLTIFHYKGDDTELSFERVPNLEEVCVVMKGINVITTFARLEKELPHVKTMTVTRDYLRRGY